A single window of Sporichthya brevicatena DNA harbors:
- the mobF gene encoding MobF family relaxase: protein MLTVSSGHSASYLTDAVAAGRENYYSGAVTAGEPPGRWYGEGATALGLTGLVDPQDMTAVYERFIDPRDPAFRDPSRWDRAATLGRAACRYITEDQLYKAALDAEPNATPERQAELRLDAGKRARRNVAFIDVTFSVQKSITVLHTAFEAQEVAAQRAGDVEAAQGWAAHRTAVEDAIWAGNNAALDYLARQAGYSRIGHHGGAAGRYIDAHELVVASFFQHDSRDHDPQLHIHNAILNRVQGADGIWRTIDGRSVYRYRGAAGAIAERTTESHLTTSLGVAFATRPDGKAREILGVPPEVVALFSSRRRAITAATAELVTAFESRFERQPNALELDRLRRQATFATRRAKSSTGETLEERLDRWDRALRAEVATGLAGVARDVLACASESASASAWERAAVLEIALADVQSRKSAWTRPDLTRAVSDALPDSLGSLSGDEIATLLDGLSQDAVDLAVALDPQRPGDATAPDDLRLANGRSAYDSPGGALYATPAHVHTERLLVAASTNAAGPKLSAATAERFIKSLTELGIELAVDQATAVRGVLTSGSGIETLVGPAGTGKSFVLGVLARAWTDPNYWDGATPAVVGLASSQIATEVLATEGLAAMNITRWLAAQRRLGVADHANRSPSPQDEAWRLRPGDLVVIDESAMTATSDIAAVHSATHRAGAKLLLTGDHRQLAAVGAGGGMSLMASAGRSYELSEARRFVQGWEAEASLQLRSGDSSALGEYYKHGRLRDCGTDTAARESAATAWLADTLAGQRSLLIVATNEEAAQLSARLRAELVRLGHVEDRGVPLDRQGTTAGVGDLVQARANGWHLVGHAGNRRGPINRELLRVLAVHHDGGLLTAPVLGHDGQSEIHGPPIALSADYVRQHLALGYATTAHAAQGLTVDTAHVVATSTPNAAALYVGLTRGRAANTAHVATLAVADEASPAGTRTTLHRSPAAVLAVAFESARPDRAALEEAAELATLSRSLRSVVELLADASAVATAERAVDWLDRLVVEGLLHPVQRSALAAEDGASSLTRLLRRVELAGHDPLDVLRGAVTARHLRDARQITNVLHHRITTAVPLEPVGDSFSAWLPRDVDRRWQPHLQELASLADAQTEDLGRALLESPPAWAIETLGAVPADPAERARWAARAGVVAAQREISGFDDPQVPLGTAPAPGKLEHFASWRAACRAVGRDEAAREEAELTNGQLRIRVRAWEREQAWAPAYVADELAATAESAAAQRTTAILRRAEANAVPTDDERDQLLWQAADAEAVAAALEARARALEEADQARALWYAHTSVTRTAAERAADELDRRCLDAAADPPVTAEEWLALQRAAQAADEVYRDVDSGETEPPSSPQFEKGGTPETAAVSRLDPAIEVGPLHADLERALAATRVPSARQTSEVLAQARRALVRIVDRESADRLREAEEAAIRLFDRTDSSDLSAERAHLSELIRGQE from the coding sequence ATGCTGACGGTCTCGTCGGGCCATTCGGCGTCCTACCTCACCGACGCGGTCGCCGCTGGGCGCGAGAACTACTACTCCGGCGCCGTCACGGCCGGTGAGCCGCCCGGGCGCTGGTACGGCGAGGGCGCCACAGCGCTCGGACTGACGGGATTGGTCGATCCGCAGGACATGACCGCGGTCTATGAACGCTTCATCGACCCCCGCGATCCGGCCTTCCGCGACCCCAGTCGTTGGGATCGGGCCGCCACCTTGGGCCGAGCCGCGTGCAGGTACATCACCGAGGACCAGCTGTACAAGGCGGCGTTGGACGCCGAGCCGAACGCGACGCCCGAGCGGCAAGCGGAACTGCGGCTCGACGCCGGCAAACGGGCCCGGCGGAACGTGGCGTTCATCGACGTGACGTTCAGCGTCCAGAAGTCCATCACCGTCCTGCACACCGCGTTCGAAGCCCAAGAGGTCGCCGCGCAACGAGCCGGGGATGTCGAAGCAGCACAAGGCTGGGCCGCTCACCGCACCGCCGTCGAGGACGCGATTTGGGCCGGGAACAACGCCGCCCTCGACTACCTCGCCCGCCAGGCCGGCTACTCACGCATCGGCCACCACGGCGGAGCCGCCGGCCGCTACATCGACGCCCACGAACTCGTAGTCGCCTCCTTCTTCCAACACGACTCCAGGGACCACGATCCGCAGTTGCACATCCACAACGCGATTCTCAATCGGGTCCAAGGCGCCGACGGCATCTGGCGCACCATCGACGGGCGGTCGGTCTACCGCTACCGCGGCGCTGCCGGCGCCATCGCCGAACGCACGACGGAATCGCACCTGACAACCTCCCTGGGCGTAGCGTTCGCGACCCGCCCGGACGGCAAGGCGCGCGAGATCCTCGGCGTTCCCCCGGAGGTCGTTGCCCTGTTCAGCTCTCGCCGCCGGGCCATCACCGCCGCGACCGCCGAGCTCGTCACGGCTTTCGAGTCACGCTTCGAGCGTCAACCCAACGCTCTGGAACTCGACCGGCTCCGCCGTCAGGCCACCTTCGCGACCCGCCGGGCGAAGTCCAGCACGGGGGAGACGCTCGAGGAGCGACTGGACCGTTGGGATCGCGCCCTGCGGGCGGAGGTCGCCACGGGTCTGGCGGGAGTCGCCCGCGATGTCCTTGCGTGCGCGAGCGAGAGCGCGTCGGCGAGCGCATGGGAGCGCGCGGCTGTCCTGGAGATCGCACTGGCCGACGTGCAGTCCCGCAAGTCCGCGTGGACGAGACCGGACCTCACGCGTGCCGTCTCCGACGCGCTGCCGGACAGCCTCGGGTCGCTGTCCGGCGATGAGATCGCGACCCTGCTCGACGGCCTCAGCCAGGATGCGGTCGATCTCGCCGTCGCGTTGGATCCCCAACGTCCCGGGGACGCGACCGCTCCGGACGACCTTCGACTCGCCAACGGCCGCTCCGCGTACGACTCGCCCGGTGGAGCGCTGTACGCAACGCCCGCCCACGTTCACACCGAGCGGCTACTCGTGGCCGCGAGCACGAACGCTGCCGGCCCCAAGCTCAGCGCGGCCACAGCGGAGCGCTTCATCAAGTCCCTCACCGAGCTGGGAATCGAGCTGGCGGTCGACCAGGCCACAGCCGTCCGCGGGGTCCTCACCTCGGGCTCCGGCATCGAAACCTTGGTCGGGCCGGCCGGCACTGGGAAGTCGTTCGTCCTCGGTGTCCTCGCCCGGGCCTGGACGGACCCGAACTACTGGGACGGCGCCACGCCGGCCGTCGTCGGCCTGGCGTCAAGCCAGATCGCCACCGAGGTACTTGCCACCGAAGGCCTCGCCGCCATGAACATCACCCGCTGGCTCGCCGCCCAGCGACGCCTGGGGGTGGCTGATCACGCGAACCGCTCGCCTTCCCCGCAGGACGAAGCGTGGCGGCTCCGCCCCGGTGATCTGGTCGTCATCGACGAGTCCGCCATGACCGCGACCAGCGACATCGCGGCTGTCCATTCAGCGACCCACCGCGCGGGCGCGAAGCTGCTTCTCACTGGCGACCACCGTCAACTCGCCGCTGTCGGCGCCGGCGGCGGCATGAGCCTGATGGCATCGGCTGGACGCAGCTACGAACTCTCCGAGGCCCGCCGCTTCGTCCAGGGGTGGGAAGCGGAAGCATCGCTCCAGCTCCGTAGCGGCGACTCGAGCGCACTGGGGGAGTACTACAAGCACGGGCGACTGCGGGACTGCGGAACCGACACCGCCGCGCGGGAGTCGGCTGCTACCGCCTGGCTCGCCGACACCCTGGCCGGGCAGCGTTCCCTGCTCATCGTCGCCACCAACGAGGAGGCAGCGCAGCTCTCGGCCCGGCTGCGAGCGGAACTCGTGCGCCTCGGTCACGTCGAGGACCGGGGCGTCCCCCTCGACCGGCAGGGGACCACCGCCGGAGTCGGTGACCTCGTCCAAGCCCGCGCCAACGGCTGGCACCTCGTCGGCCACGCGGGAAACCGTCGCGGCCCGATCAACCGCGAGCTTCTGCGCGTCCTCGCTGTGCACCACGACGGTGGCCTGCTCACCGCCCCGGTGCTCGGACATGACGGCCAGTCCGAGATCCACGGGCCTCCGATCGCGCTCTCCGCCGACTACGTCCGCCAGCACCTGGCACTTGGCTACGCCACCACCGCGCACGCCGCGCAAGGCCTCACGGTCGACACCGCTCACGTCGTCGCCACGAGCACGCCCAACGCAGCCGCCCTCTACGTCGGCCTCACCCGTGGCCGCGCCGCCAACACCGCCCACGTCGCCACCCTGGCCGTGGCCGACGAAGCGTCGCCGGCCGGGACACGCACGACACTGCACCGCTCGCCCGCCGCCGTACTCGCGGTGGCCTTCGAAAGCGCCCGGCCCGACCGCGCAGCGTTGGAGGAAGCCGCCGAGCTGGCGACCCTGAGCCGTAGTTTGCGCTCGGTTGTTGAGCTGCTCGCCGACGCGTCCGCGGTCGCCACTGCCGAGCGAGCCGTCGATTGGCTCGACCGGCTGGTCGTCGAGGGACTCCTCCACCCGGTCCAGCGCTCCGCCCTCGCTGCGGAGGACGGTGCGTCTTCGCTCACGAGGTTGCTCCGTCGCGTCGAGCTGGCCGGGCACGATCCCCTCGACGTGCTTCGGGGAGCCGTGACGGCCCGTCACCTGCGCGATGCGCGTCAGATCACCAATGTGCTGCACCACCGGATCACGACCGCCGTGCCGCTGGAACCCGTCGGCGACTCGTTCTCTGCCTGGCTTCCCCGAGACGTCGACCGCCGTTGGCAACCGCACCTGCAGGAGCTGGCGTCCCTCGCCGACGCCCAGACCGAAGACCTGGGACGAGCCCTTCTGGAATCCCCACCAGCATGGGCGATCGAAACACTGGGCGCCGTCCCAGCTGACCCTGCTGAGCGTGCCCGTTGGGCAGCGCGGGCCGGCGTAGTCGCGGCGCAGCGTGAGATATCCGGATTCGATGACCCCCAGGTTCCGTTGGGCACCGCGCCCGCTCCGGGCAAGCTGGAGCACTTTGCCTCATGGCGGGCGGCCTGCCGCGCCGTGGGTCGCGACGAAGCGGCCCGCGAGGAGGCCGAACTCACCAATGGCCAGCTGCGGATTCGAGTCCGCGCCTGGGAGCGCGAGCAAGCGTGGGCCCCGGCCTACGTGGCGGACGAGCTCGCCGCCACCGCCGAGAGCGCGGCCGCGCAGCGCACCACCGCGATCCTGCGCCGCGCCGAGGCCAACGCTGTGCCGACTGACGACGAGCGCGATCAGCTGCTCTGGCAAGCCGCAGACGCGGAAGCCGTCGCGGCCGCTCTCGAAGCTCGTGCCCGCGCGTTGGAGGAGGCCGACCAGGCACGCGCCCTGTGGTACGCGCACACCTCGGTGACCCGCACCGCCGCCGAGCGCGCCGCGGATGAACTCGACCGTCGATGCCTCGACGCAGCCGCGGACCCGCCCGTCACCGCGGAGGAATGGCTCGCTCTCCAGCGGGCCGCGCAGGCTGCCGACGAGGTGTACCGCGACGTGGATTCCGGCGAGACGGAACCCCCGTCATCGCCCCAGTTCGAGAAGGGGGGAACACCCGAAACGGCGGCTGTTTCCCGTCTCGATCCGGCGATCGAAGTCGGGCCCCTCCACGCTGACCTCGAACGGGCGCTGGCGGCGACGCGCGTCCCGAGCGCTCGTCAGACAAGCGAAGTCCTTGCACAAGCCCGCCGCGCGCTGGTTCGGATCGTCGACCGGGAGTCCGCCGATCGACTGCGCGAGGCCGAGGAGGCCGCGATCCGGCTGTTCGATCGCACCGACTCGAGCGACCTCTCGGCAGAGCGGGCCCATCTATCCGAACTCATCCGCGGTCAGGAGTGA
- a CDS encoding SCO6880 family protein: MTSPTATSTASTARYGGWQRERLGFLFGLSGARFGLAVAALICAALPIAMHSLPALLIAWPAAALLAGMCWIRVLGKTSTEWVALAVSFRLNRARRRHLFFSGAFAPRSPTDPAGPAPMDLPGPLAVLRFLEADTAAMLTASGDRIAVVHHPLDQTYTAVAAIRYPGIALADGTRRDARVAGWGSFLAQLCAESSPFTRVSVVQRTVPDDGTALRRWHEEAIRPDAPALAVDAVEGLMAQSVISSAAHEAWLVLTLDAARARTQIRSGGGGDAGALAYLVRQLAAFSSSVGAAHLEVLRWLGVRELAEVVRTAFDPSAVGPLATRRASSRVPGAVAPGVDPRLAGPAAAEARWNCYRHDGGFSVTYEVHDWPRIGVPAWFLRPALTAQHLARRSFALVVEPIPPREAEKVVMRARTKRDVAVRLRHKTGQLVPEHEVQALAEADAQDRQRAEGHGLVRFVGYLTVTVTDPSLLDLACSELETDAGQCGLDIRRLWGAQDVGFFAAAMPLGTGLPKMRVPV, translated from the coding sequence ATGACATCCCCGACTGCCACTTCGACCGCGAGCACCGCCCGATACGGGGGCTGGCAGCGCGAGCGCCTCGGCTTCCTGTTCGGCCTGTCTGGCGCCCGGTTCGGCCTGGCCGTCGCCGCCCTTATCTGCGCGGCGTTGCCGATCGCGATGCACTCGCTGCCCGCCCTGCTCATCGCCTGGCCGGCAGCCGCGCTGCTGGCCGGGATGTGCTGGATCCGCGTCCTCGGCAAGACCTCGACCGAGTGGGTTGCTCTCGCGGTCAGCTTCCGGCTGAACCGGGCCCGGCGCCGTCACCTCTTCTTCTCCGGGGCATTCGCGCCCCGCAGCCCGACCGATCCCGCCGGGCCAGCTCCGATGGACCTGCCCGGCCCGCTGGCGGTTCTTCGCTTCCTCGAAGCGGACACCGCGGCGATGCTCACCGCCAGCGGCGACCGGATCGCCGTGGTCCATCACCCGCTCGACCAGACCTACACCGCGGTCGCGGCCATCCGGTACCCGGGGATCGCCCTCGCGGACGGCACCCGGCGGGACGCGCGCGTGGCCGGGTGGGGGAGCTTCCTCGCCCAACTGTGCGCGGAGTCCTCGCCGTTCACCAGAGTGAGCGTCGTCCAGCGGACGGTCCCGGATGACGGCACTGCTCTGCGGCGCTGGCACGAGGAAGCGATCCGGCCCGACGCGCCCGCCCTCGCCGTGGACGCAGTCGAGGGCTTGATGGCGCAGTCGGTGATCAGCAGCGCGGCGCATGAGGCGTGGCTCGTGCTGACACTCGACGCCGCGCGGGCGCGGACCCAGATCCGCAGCGGGGGCGGGGGTGACGCCGGGGCTCTCGCCTACTTGGTCCGGCAGCTCGCGGCGTTTTCCTCGTCCGTCGGTGCGGCGCACTTGGAGGTCCTTCGCTGGCTCGGTGTCCGGGAGCTGGCCGAGGTTGTGCGTACGGCCTTCGACCCTTCTGCGGTCGGTCCGTTGGCAACGCGCCGCGCCTCGAGCCGCGTACCGGGGGCGGTCGCCCCAGGAGTGGACCCGCGCCTGGCCGGACCGGCGGCCGCCGAAGCACGGTGGAACTGCTACCGCCACGACGGCGGGTTCTCCGTGACCTACGAAGTCCATGACTGGCCCCGGATCGGTGTGCCCGCCTGGTTCCTCAGGCCCGCCCTCACCGCGCAACACCTGGCGCGGCGAAGTTTCGCCCTGGTCGTCGAGCCGATCCCACCGCGGGAAGCCGAGAAGGTCGTGATGCGGGCCCGCACCAAGCGGGATGTGGCCGTGCGGCTGCGGCACAAGACCGGACAGCTCGTGCCCGAGCATGAGGTTCAAGCACTCGCAGAGGCCGACGCTCAGGACCGGCAACGGGCCGAAGGTCATGGGCTGGTGAGGTTCGTCGGCTACCTCACTGTGACCGTGACCGATCCTTCGCTGCTCGACCTGGCCTGTTCGGAGCTCGAGACCGATGCCGGGCAATGCGGTCTGGACATACGTCGGCTGTGGGGCGCGCAGGACGTCGGCTTTTTCGCCGCCGCCATGCCGCTGGGCACGGGACTGCCGAAGATGCGGGTCCCGGTATGA